The Pectobacterium carotovorum genomic sequence TTAACGAAGTCAACTACGACAAACCTGAAAACGCCCGCAACAAGATCCTGTTCGAAAACCTCACGCCACTGCATGCAAACTCTCGTCTGCGTATGGAACGCGGTAACGGGTCGACAGAAGATCTGACGGCGCGGGTGCTGGATCTGGCTGCGCCGATTGGCCGTGGTCAACGTGGTCTGATTGTTGCACCGCCTAAAGCAGGTAAAACCATGCTGCTGCAGAACATTGCGCAGAGTATTGCCTACAACCATCCTGACTGCGTGCTGATGGTACTGCTGATTGACGAACGTCCGGAAGAAGTTACCGAGATGCAGCGTCTGGTGAAAGGCGAAGTGGTTGCGTCAACGTTTGATGAGCCAGCTTCCCGTCACGTTCAGGTTGCCGAAATGGTGATCGAAAAAGCGAAGCGTCTGGTTGAGCATAAGAAAGACGTTATCATCCTGCTGGACTCCATTACCCGTCTGGCGCGTGCCTATAACACCGTTGTTCCGGCTTCGGGCAAAGTGTTGACCGGTGGTGTGGATGCTAACGCCCTGCATCGTCCGAAGCGTTTCTTCGGTGCGGCGCGTAACGTTGAGGAAGGCGGTAGCCTGACTATCATCGCCACTGCGCTGGTGGATACCGGTTCCAAGATGGACGAAGTGATTTACGAAGAGTTTAAAGGTACAGGTAATATGGAACTGCACCTGGCGCGTAAAATCGCAGAAAAACGCGTCTTCCCGGCGATTGATTACAACCGCTCCGGTACGCGTAAAGAAGAATTGCTTACCACCTCTGAAGAATTGCAGAAGATGTGGATTCTACGCAAGATCATTCACCCAATGGGCGAGATCGACGCGATGGAATTCCTGATCAACAAGTTGGCGATGACGAAAACCAACGATGAATTCTTCGATATGATGAAACGTTCATAAATCCGGGCGTTCATCTATATATACCCTAAATAATTCGAGTTGCAGGAAGGCGGCAAGCGCACGAATCCCCAGGAGCTTACATCAGTAAGTGACTGGGGTGAGTAAGGGAAGCCAACGCACATGTGGCTTGAAGTATGACGGGTACATTACGGATAACTCGGGGAACGCCACGCTGGGTCGTGGCGTTTTTTTATCCCTTAATTGATCGGATGTGAGGAGGCTTTCTGCTGGAAGTCTCGGTTATCACTCAATTTGTACTGGCGATCAATGTGGGCGATAGGATATAAGGCGTAAACCGAGTCTATACTGAACAGCTACAGCGCGGCTGTTAACGGTGAACTTACTCACTATGAGTACCGAATTACTATTTATTTTCTTGTTTTCTCTGGGCTTTCTTTTTTTTGCTCGCAGCATCGCGGGTAAAATAGGGCTTGTCGATCGTCCCAACTACCGTAAACGTCATCGGGGTCTTGTGCCTTTGGTTGGCGGCATCTCTGTGTATGCGGGTATCTGCTTTAGCTACTTTATTACCGACCAATATATCCCGAACTTCCGTCTTTACCTGCTATGTGCGGGCGTGCTGGTGTTTGTCGGCATGCTGGACGATCGTTTTGATATCAGTGTGAAAATCCGTGCCGTTGTGCAGGCGTTTGTCGCGGTGGTGATGATGGCCTTTGCCGGCTTGACGCTACACAACCTGGGACACATTTTCGGCCCATGGCAGATGGCGCTGGGGCCGTTTGGCTATCTGGTCACGCTGTTTGCCGTTTGGGCGGCGATTAATGCGTTCAATATGGTGGACGGGATCGATGGGTTGCTCGGCGGCTTGTCCAGTGTCTCGTTTGGGGCGATGGGGATCTTGCTGTATCTGAGCGGCCAGACGAATCTGGCCCTGTGGTGTTTTGCCATGATCGCGGCGACGCTTCCTTATATTCTGCTTAATCTCGGTATCTTTGGGCGACGCTACAAGGTCTTCATGGGCGATGCGGGTAGCACGATGATTGGCTTCACGGCCATCTGGATCCTGATTCAAACGACACAAGGCCCACAGCATCCGATTAATCCGGTAACGGCATTGTGGATCATCGCTATCCCACTGATTGATATGATCGCCATTATGTATCGGCGCTTACGCAAAGGGATGAGCCCATTCTCACCTGACCGGCAGCACATTCATCATTTAATGATGCGCGCGGGTTTTTCTTCCCGTCAGGCTTTTGTGCTGATTACGCTTGCTGCTGCCTTGTTGGCTGCGGTTGGTGTGTTGGGAGAATATTTCTTTTTTATACCCGAATGGTTGATGTTGGCATTATTCTTGCTTGCATTTCTACTGTATGGCTACTGCCTGAAACGAGCATGGCGGGTCGCCCGTTTTATCAAGCGAATCAAACGCCGTATGCGGCATTCCGATGAGCAAAAGCAGTCATCCTGACCAAATAATTTTGGGGAAGTAATGAAATCAGAGAACTTGTCTACCGGGAATGCGTTGATTGATAACGAACTGGATATCCGTGGTTTATTTCGCTTGCTGTGGCAGGGGAAGGTGTGGCCGA encodes the following:
- the rho gene encoding transcription termination factor Rho; this translates as MNLTELKNTPVSELIALGENMGLENQARMRKQDIIFAILKQHAKSGEDIFGDGVLEILQDGFGFLRSADSSYLAGPDDIYVSPSQIRRFNLRTGDTISGKIRPPKEGERYFALLKVNEVNYDKPENARNKILFENLTPLHANSRLRMERGNGSTEDLTARVLDLAAPIGRGQRGLIVAPPKAGKTMLLQNIAQSIAYNHPDCVLMVLLIDERPEEVTEMQRLVKGEVVASTFDEPASRHVQVAEMVIEKAKRLVEHKKDVIILLDSITRLARAYNTVVPASGKVLTGGVDANALHRPKRFFGAARNVEEGGSLTIIATALVDTGSKMDEVIYEEFKGTGNMELHLARKIAEKRVFPAIDYNRSGTRKEELLTTSEELQKMWILRKIIHPMGEIDAMEFLINKLAMTKTNDEFFDMMKRS
- the wecA gene encoding UDP-N-acetylglucosamine--undecaprenyl-phosphate N-acetylglucosaminephosphotransferase — protein: MNLLTMSTELLFIFLFSLGFLFFARSIAGKIGLVDRPNYRKRHRGLVPLVGGISVYAGICFSYFITDQYIPNFRLYLLCAGVLVFVGMLDDRFDISVKIRAVVQAFVAVVMMAFAGLTLHNLGHIFGPWQMALGPFGYLVTLFAVWAAINAFNMVDGIDGLLGGLSSVSFGAMGILLYLSGQTNLALWCFAMIAATLPYILLNLGIFGRRYKVFMGDAGSTMIGFTAIWILIQTTQGPQHPINPVTALWIIAIPLIDMIAIMYRRLRKGMSPFSPDRQHIHHLMMRAGFSSRQAFVLITLAAALLAAVGVLGEYFFFIPEWLMLALFLLAFLLYGYCLKRAWRVARFIKRIKRRMRHSDEQKQSS